tgttgtggcttcatttacttagcattagactagtgatgtgagtatcacttagtgtcactaatattcgtcacaatataaagatCCATCGTGTATGATTCGGTTGAAAGTCAAGCATGCCGAGTTTATGGATAAGCAAGGAGTGAGGAACTTTGCCGAACGCGCTGTACTAaaatcggtgtgaagattttcccTGAATCCTCTAAAGCCGCGAGTTTTAGTAATGGTTGACCTGGCTTTACGAAATCCGTGCTGAGGGCTTGCAATTAAAGTAGAAATAGAAAACGTAGGCTGGTTGGTAACTATAGCTTCAAATAACTTTAGGACAGCGGACAGCTGTGCTATACAAAACTCTATAACAGACTTACTCCCACTTTTATGAAGCCACATAAAAAAAGATTATTCCATGCCGACGGAAAAATGGCAAACTTTAATGGGAGATTGAACAAATCAGTTAAAAGGTTTATAAATATTGTTCCGATTCTTAAGAAATTATTGTTAAAtgattattctgcaccttctgttatcgttcgaattgctgtactgtcgaataaataactcaaatattcagtatagtaaAATGTTCTTCATTTACAACATTACTATTATAGAAGTACTACACAATTAAATAGCTCGCGTaattcacttatagcgtgttgaaatcaaactgattgaccatCACTTGAACAGcaccgcttttatactctcattTGCATAGTTCTCTGTACCttttagttgcttatttatttctcgtttctgcATCTCATTGTTCATATTGTCTTTTGCCTTCTATGTGTATGTGAGTATAAACCTCAGTAGTATATGCTCTTTGTTACTGTATAcatctctgcatctcatattcactgttgccttctatgtacatatattagtttGTGCCACAAAATAACGATATTTTTTTCGCTCTCACCCGAAACAATCAGAGATTGTGTCCAAACAAAAATTCTTTTAGAAGCGGAGCTCttaaattgaatttaaatataaataccgTAGGGGTTTCAACATTAGTTTGTCAGCACTAAATTCGGAATAGAAAAATTTATCGAGCTAAATTTTCATCGCCTATATTTAAGTTTATACAGATAAGACTCATACAAATTTCACTTTTTGAGCCTGTAGCATTGCTGTTTGTAATgatacatataatttttatacGACTTTTATGTAAGCCGCCAGACAAACTTCAAAAAGGCGTTTCAACTTGTTTTTCTATCTGCAATAGTGTAGTTGAAAAATGCAAAAccgtgaaattttaaaaattttcagtttCAAAGATATGTAGAAACTTTaatatctataaatttttttgttcagaGTTTAATGCTGAACATGATCCATGCATTCATTTCATCAAAAAAATGTCTTTCATGACAAAATAATGTTAAAAACCCTATAATAACATGGAATTATTTATATGGCAAAAATTAAGGTGGCGTGGAAGACCTCTTAAATTAAAAAGTTTGGAACTTTTCCAGGTGATAGATATATCATTTACCCACGTGTGATTTAATAAAGCAAAATGTCGTTTGATAACACAAAACAAATCGTCCTACCTTCCTTCAACGTAAGACCAACTTTTTTGACCCCACTATCCAAACCAGAAGGTAACACTTACGGCGCATTTGTTAGCGTGTAAATTTCACCAGTAAAAACCAGTAATTGGACGCTGTTATAATAGATTGCGGTGTGAATCTGCTGCTAAAATTACTTTCCAGTATCGGTTATAAAAATCTAGTATTGGGACTCGCCTCGTTTGATTTTTAGTCCTAATGATATAGCTTAGTCCATTTAGTGTCTTTTGACAAAGGTCAGGTAGGGCTATCCAACTTTTTTAACAACATTTAACACCTGTAAActagtttaaaaataattttaacaacTCTGCTATTATCTAACTTTTGTCAACCCCAAACTCGACAAAATTAAGCCAGCAGCTACGGTTGTCGATTTGACAATTTGTCGTGGTCTTTGTTGATGTAGTTAAGCTTTccagaaaaatggtaaaatttatttactgacatacgcccggtttttcagtgcgagtttaaaaaATAGTTTATAAAGTTAAGGGTCAATTATACTTACATAGCATAGCAGGGCACAGCAACATTGCTCTCACAaacaatcacccctattctgcatttcgattacgttcccgttctacgctccgcttaaatcgaagttgggtattctgctgCATTACGACAGAATCGTAACGAGAaaaggaagagcaaatgatttttcgaaatcagctgtttgtgagaaattgatgaaattagaacacaacaaaataaagaaatatttgtgaaaaatgtATAAATTAGTGAATATTTCGCTATTTAACATTTATtgaacataaataaattatggaAACAATAGTTGTTGCAGTTTTAATTGAAGAGGAGGACAATGCGTCCCACAATGTAGACGTGAGAGTGGAAAGACGGAGATTGAGGGTCATCAGTGATCCATTCAGGATGAGCGATGAATTTTAAGTTGGTGCTGAAAGTGATAAACCTTCATATATGTCATATATTTTTAGATTCAAGAAAAACTTTAGATTGAATAAAGACGCATTTAAGTATGTCTTCGATATATTTGATTCAGAAGTTCCGAGAAATGCTTTGACTTCCTTAACAGCAATTAACCGCGTAATGGCTGCTTAGAGGTTTTTGCTGAAGGCAGCTACCAGCATGGTGTTGGTACAGATTCAAATGTGGCGATGGGTCATTCAACCGTTTCCAAGTCACTATCCTATTTTCTGGGTGTAATAGAGCGACGGCTTTGTCCAGAGTGGATAAAATTTCACAACAGTGAGGAGGAAAACTGCAAGCAAAGCAAGAGTTTTATACTAAGGCTGCCTTTCCAGGTGTAGTAATGTGCATAGATGGAAAACATATTCAAATAACGAAGCCACATCAAGAAGATTTCGTGTACTATAACAGAAATGGATTTTATAGCATCAATGCTATGGTGGTAAGGATATTTGAATGATGTTGAAAACTAAATAGAACTAattattaaacatttatttttccaGGTTTGCGATCATAAAATGCGAATAAGAAGCATTGATGGTTGATATCCTGGTAGCAATCACGACTCGCATGTATGGAGATTAAGAAATCTTAATAATTATGTGGAACGAAGATATGAAGAAGGTGAAAGAAACACCTGGCTATTAGGTATTTACTTATACACCGTTTGAAAATAACTTAATCTTAATAATATTATTCTCTACAAGGGATGCTGGGTATCCGTTGCAGCCGTGGCTAATGACTCCGTATAGGTCAGTTCATGAGGGTAGTTCGCGAAGCAATTTTAATACGCGACACTCGAAAACTAGGAATATTGTGGAGCGCACTATTGGAGTGTTGAAAAACCGTTCCCGATGCTTGTTGGGTGCCCGAAAATTACATTACTCACCACTTAAAGTCAGTAAAATTATAAATGTAGCTTGCGCTCTGCACAATATATGTATACACTACAGTGGGAGAtttaacaaatgttgactttcaAACAGttcaggatgaggaggaggagGAAGAAGAACATAGCGGTGATAATAATTATACTGCTGCAGCCAATCGCATTCGCAACAACATACTCACTTTATTGTAAAAACatataatatttcaataaataagaagtcgaattattttatatttgtaaaagtttgtaaattttaataaaaaataattctttTAATTCAATATAATTCATACTCTctactttttaaaaatatatatttgtacattaATATAAATTGCTTCAATGCATTTGACagtattttacttaaatttaaaaaataatttatatagtCTAGTTGAAGGGTCGACTGAATTGAAGAGGAGGACAATGCGTCCCACAATGTAGACGTGAGAGTGGAAAGACGGAGATTGAGGGTCATCAGTGATCCATTCAGGATGAGCGATGAATTTTAAGTTGGTGCTGAAAGTGATAAACCTTCATATATGTCATATATTTTTAGATTCAAGAAAAACTTTAGATTGAATAAAGACGCATTTAAGTATGTCTTCGATATATTTGATTCAGAAGTTCCGAGAAATACTTTGACTTCCTTAACAGCAATTAACCGCGTAATGGCTGCTTAGAGGTTTTTGCTGAAGGCAGCTACCAGCATGGTGTTGGTACAGATTCAAATGTGGCGATGGGTCATTCAACCGTTTCCAAGTCACTATCCTATTTTCTGGGTGTAATAGAGCGACGGCTTTGTCCAGAGTGGATAAAATTTCACAACAGTGAGGAGGAAAACTGCAAGCAAAGCAAGAGTTTTATACTAAGGCTGCCTTTCCAGGTGTAGTAATGTGCATAGATGGAAAACATATTCAAATAACGAAGCCACATCAAGAAGATTTCGTGTACTATAACAGAAATGGATTTTATAGCATCAATGCTATGGTGGTAAGGATATTTGAATGATGTTGAAAACTAAATAGAACTAattattaaacatttatttttccaGGTTTGCGATCATAAAATGCGAATAAGAAGCATTGATGGTTGATATCCTGGTAGCAATCACGACTCGCATGTATGGAGATTAAGAAATCTTAATAATTATGTGGAACGAAGATATGAAGAAGGTGAAAGAAACACCTGGCTATTAGGTATTTACTTATACACCGTTTGAAAATAACTTAATCTTAATAATATTATTCTCTACAAGGGATGCTGGGTATCCGTTGCAGCCGTGGCTAATGACTCCGTATAGGTCAGTTCATGAGGGTAGTTCGCGAAGCAATTTTAATACGCGACACTCGAAAACTAGGAATATTGTGGAGCGCACTATTGGAGTGTTGAAAAACCGTTCCCGATGCTTGTTGGGTGCCCGAAAATTACATTACTCACCACTTAAAGTCAGTAAAATTATAAATGTAGCTTGCGCTCTGCACAATATATGTATACACTACAGTGGGAGAtttaacaaatgttgactttcaAACAGttcaggatgaggaggaggagGAAGAAGAACATAGCGGTGATAATAATTATACTGCTGCAGCCAATCGCATTCGCAACAACATACTCACTTCATTGTAAAAACatataatatttcaataaataagaagtcgaattattttatatttgtaaaagtttgtaaattttaataaaaaataattctttTAATTCAATATAATTCATACTCTctactttttaaaaatatatatttgtacattaATATAAATTGCTTCAATGCATTTGACagtattttacttaaatttaaaaaataatttatataatattttattccaatatatttcaattaaaaatttttctttatatttttttcattaaaataaattgcattCAATGCATTTGGCagtattttacttttttctttatactttacttaaatataatttaattgtatTCAGTTCACTTCACAGCATAATCATATGTAAACGAAATATAAATTTCAGGTAATCAAGTTACATTGTATTTGATTTATAGTTGCGATCCAACTTTAGCATCTGCAACTTTATTTCCACCTTTTGCTTCAAAAGTTCTTCTTTGATTCTATTGTGGCGTTTTTCTTCTTCATATTGCCTTACTACAGTGTCCGCCACAACTTCTAATGACCGATTCATTCGACGTAAATACGTTACCATTTCTGCACTTTTTTTATTCACAACTTCATAATGCGCTTTTGAATCGGCATACAAATTTTTTTGGAGTTCAATTTGTTCCGTCAGGAAGGACGAAGCACTCTCCCTTTCGTTTCCTCTTGCCCGGGGCTGGCTGGTAACTCTGCTAGTGGAAGGCATGTCGAGTACATCACCACAACTCGCTGAAATCTCCATATCAGAGGTGTGGTCGTTTTGTACCTCCACACTGTCACCAAAATCCTGCGCACCTCTAATACCATTTGTGCAAGTTTCCAACCCCGTCAAGCCTATAACCGTCTCTTCAAGTGGTGTTATGTGTTGTATTCTGCCTGGGCCTCCACCGGTGCCCATTCTTTCTATTCTCTTTCTAGACAGCTTACGTTTTATGTAGCACTTCCAGTCTGTCCAAACCTGTAACCAAACGTTAGATTAAACAATTACTTTTAAGTAATACTTTACTTTTCTCCATGTATTGCCATCTTTTGATGGTGGACCAAGTGCATTTAAAGCGCGTGCAACTTCCTCCAAAAATGCCTGCACTTCTTCCTTCGGCCGCCTGGTTAATCCCTGTGCGATATCCCGCTTTGTTGTCATCAAATAAGCCAACGTCTCATACTgcaattgtgttgttgtttttgacctgtaGCCCGTTTCTGTATCCTTGCGATACGAATTGTATCGCAAAAAGCAACCCTGATGCATTGTTATCGCAAGGTAGTGTTTCTGTATGAGTGTTGAATATGTATTTTCGTTATTTCTTGCGATATTCATATCACTAGCTCCGAAGGTGGTGATAGCAtacattttctttaatttgaattttttgtgtgctaagcagcttttcattttttcattcttGAGTTTGTCAATTTTAGCATTTAAAAAAGCTGAAACAGCAAAAATATTTCACGGTTAACGTGTGAATACTTAATAGAGAGCAGAAATTTGTTTTTTGGGCGAGACTGAGCAGAAAAGCGAGGAATTGTCTCTGAAGaagtgtgaatttggaggaagaAATATTGATCAATTTATTATATACATCTAAGAACTGTCCATACATATATCAGCAATGGAGTTGGATGCCAATTCTAATtcaagctaattgaatatctaattgcattagcaagtccattagatttctaattgtaaaggtaaaccaattttttttgctaatggcaactaattgcaattagatttaccat
The DNA window shown above is from Eurosta solidaginis isolate ZX-2024a chromosome 2, ASM4086904v1, whole genome shotgun sequence and carries:
- the LOC137240025 gene encoding uncharacterized protein; its protein translation is MKSCLAHKKFKLKKMYAITTFGASDMNIARNNENTYSTLIQKHYLAITMHQGCFLRYNSYRKDTETGYRSKTTTQLQYETLAYLMTTKRDIAQGLTRRPKEEVQAFLEEVARALNALGPPSKDGNTWRKVWTDWKCYIKRKLSRKRIERMGTGGGPGRIQHITPLEETVIGLTGLETCTNGIRGAQDFGDSVEVQNDHTSDMEISASCGDVLDMPSTSRVTSQPRARGNERESASSFLTEQIELQKNLYADSKAHYEVVNKKSAEMVTYLRRMNRSLEVVADTVVRQYEEEKRHNRIKEELLKQKVEIKLQMLKLDRNYKSNTM